A region of Leptospiraceae bacterium DNA encodes the following proteins:
- a CDS encoding efflux RND transporter permease subunit produces MIYLAFGMFGIISLNDIKINLLPNLEFPRVTIITGFANSAPSEIENLITKPITETISTINGLEKVESESIEGFSFITAQFNNTKNINFAIMELRERIDLIRDILPQDASKSVISRYDPSKSPIIEIVFFAKGLSNKKDLRSFVNDNIKIFLDRVDGVAAVQLSGGDTKEIVVEVDPQRMYSYNLSLLDIKKQLDLNNRNFPAGQLPVGNRELLIRAIGEYRYISDIGEITVGLGKQSEPVYLKDLSRTYETYKEKTGKAKYNGKDCVIAYIHKESSKNTVEITREVRQAISDLQKRFHKDVEINVVYEEAEFIQAAINNLFQNLLIGTFLAFLALLIILRNFKSPLILLFVIPATLLPAFIIFKILGISLNLMSLGGIALGIGMLFDNSNVVLSGIERNLLTKQDYTDAIISGSSEVAKSIFSATMTTVIVFLPISFIKSFLGIIFSEMALAIVVSLLISFTVALTLIPLLAFLFYKDRHKQKGKIEGVFNTLGNAETRMQDGYVKKLSFLISSPVPVFTVILVLFVASFLIMTQVKKEFVPSVDTSEFRIELKGPEGYTLESMEEIVSILENKLLSESIVKGIITNIGYDSDSVVGKSSKTSSTNVANIRVVLDKNKGTSTLTFINQFRKQLDFNKSISLGFFPGGDIISSLLSQNTGKLELLLIGDELEELKNIGKKIQGDLEKIEGIQDISSGMEARSKELKVSYDPLKLTRFNFSNSYVADYLKTATDGSIATKMKVAGYDVDIRLRFKKSKTDNLNKILQLKIQTKAEEPVEISQFATVREFDSLNVITRRGKSRVNVISIDYDKTKKASIEDSLDSLIANYSLPTGYTLKYSGEKENLNESVKELLFSFALASILIYMLLSAQFESLKYSLVMVCTIPLIFIGSFPALYFSGKSLNVSSFMGLILLVGVVVDNATLFYEYLQIYKEEGLALQVAILESSKTVLRPILMNNSTTILGLLPVVLGLGRGSEFQAPLGIVVVSGLISAAFFTLFLIPLLFYILENRKESRLERISDSN; encoded by the coding sequence ATGATATATTTGGCCTTCGGGATGTTTGGTATTATATCCTTAAATGATATCAAAATAAATTTGTTACCTAATCTGGAATTTCCTCGAGTAACTATCATTACCGGTTTTGCGAACTCGGCTCCTTCTGAAATAGAAAACCTCATTACAAAACCCATTACCGAAACAATTAGTACCATAAATGGTCTTGAAAAAGTCGAATCGGAATCTATTGAAGGTTTTTCTTTTATCACAGCTCAGTTTAATAATACAAAAAATATTAACTTTGCAATTATGGAACTGCGAGAACGGATAGATTTGATCCGGGATATCCTTCCTCAGGATGCTTCAAAGTCTGTGATTAGTCGCTATGATCCGAGTAAATCTCCGATTATAGAAATAGTTTTTTTTGCAAAAGGTCTTTCCAATAAAAAAGACTTACGTAGTTTCGTAAATGATAATATAAAGATATTCTTAGATAGAGTTGACGGTGTAGCGGCCGTTCAGCTAAGTGGTGGAGATACCAAGGAAATTGTGGTTGAAGTTGATCCTCAGAGGATGTATTCCTATAATCTATCTTTATTGGATATTAAAAAGCAATTAGACCTGAATAACCGTAACTTTCCTGCCGGGCAGCTCCCGGTAGGAAACCGGGAATTATTAATTCGAGCTATAGGTGAGTATCGCTATATCTCTGATATAGGGGAAATCACGGTAGGTCTGGGAAAGCAATCCGAACCGGTATATTTAAAAGATTTAAGTCGAACTTATGAAACTTATAAAGAAAAAACAGGCAAGGCGAAGTATAACGGTAAAGATTGTGTGATTGCCTATATTCATAAAGAGTCCAGTAAAAATACGGTAGAGATAACACGAGAAGTTCGCCAGGCTATTTCGGATCTACAAAAGCGTTTTCATAAAGATGTAGAGATAAATGTTGTATACGAAGAAGCTGAATTTATCCAGGCGGCTATCAACAACCTGTTTCAGAACCTTCTAATAGGCACCTTTTTAGCTTTTCTTGCACTTCTTATCATTCTTCGCAATTTTAAAAGTCCTTTGATTTTACTTTTTGTTATACCGGCGACTCTTTTACCTGCTTTTATCATTTTTAAAATACTGGGAATCTCCTTAAATTTAATGTCTCTCGGAGGAATTGCACTCGGTATCGGAATGCTTTTTGATAATAGCAACGTGGTTCTATCCGGTATTGAAAGAAATTTATTAACCAAACAGGATTATACAGATGCTATTATAAGTGGTTCTAGTGAAGTCGCTAAATCTATTTTCTCAGCAACTATGACTACAGTAATTGTATTCTTACCTATATCTTTTATTAAAAGCTTTTTAGGGATTATCTTTTCTGAAATGGCTCTTGCGATAGTTGTATCTTTATTAATCAGTTTTACAGTAGCTCTTACCTTAATTCCTTTACTGGCTTTTTTATTTTATAAGGACAGGCATAAGCAAAAAGGAAAAATAGAAGGCGTTTTTAATACTTTAGGAAATGCTGAAACACGGATGCAGGACGGCTATGTAAAAAAGCTCAGTTTTTTGATTTCTTCTCCTGTGCCGGTGTTTACTGTAATATTAGTTTTGTTTGTTGCTTCATTTCTCATTATGACGCAGGTAAAAAAAGAATTTGTTCCATCGGTGGATACTTCTGAATTTAGAATTGAATTAAAAGGCCCGGAAGGTTATACGCTGGAGTCTATGGAAGAGATTGTATCTATTTTAGAGAATAAATTGTTATCTGAATCTATAGTGAAGGGGATTATTACAAATATTGGTTATGATTCCGATAGTGTAGTCGGAAAAAGTAGTAAGACAAGTTCAACTAATGTGGCGAATATCCGAGTGGTTCTGGATAAAAATAAAGGTACAAGTACTTTAACTTTCATTAATCAATTTAGAAAACAACTGGATTTTAATAAGTCTATTAGCCTGGGTTTTTTTCCCGGTGGAGATATTATTTCGAGCTTATTATCTCAGAATACGGGTAAGTTAGAATTACTCTTAATTGGAGATGAACTGGAGGAGTTAAAAAATATCGGGAAGAAAATTCAGGGAGATTTAGAAAAAATAGAAGGCATACAGGATATTAGTTCAGGCATGGAAGCAAGAAGTAAGGAGCTAAAAGTTAGTTACGATCCACTTAAGCTTACCAGGTTTAATTTTAGTAATTCTTATGTTGCTGATTATTTAAAAACGGCTACAGATGGCTCGATAGCTACTAAAATGAAGGTGGCCGGATATGATGTGGATATACGTCTTCGCTTTAAAAAATCCAAAACAGATAATTTGAATAAAATACTACAATTAAAAATTCAGACAAAAGCCGAAGAACCGGTAGAAATATCTCAATTTGCTACGGTTCGTGAGTTTGATAGTCTGAATGTCATTACTCGAAGAGGGAAATCAAGAGTAAATGTAATTTCTATTGATTATGATAAAACAAAAAAAGCAAGTATTGAAGATAGTCTGGATTCCTTAATTGCTAATTATTCTTTGCCTACCGGATATACTTTAAAGTATTCAGGAGAGAAAGAAAATTTAAATGAATCCGTTAAGGAATTACTTTTTTCTTTTGCACTTGCTTCTATACTGATTTATATGCTCCTGTCGGCTCAGTTTGAATCTTTGAAATATTCTCTGGTTATGGTATGTACGATTCCCCTGATATTTATTGGAAGTTTTCCGGCTCTTTATTTTTCCGGAAAGAGTTTAAATGTCAGTTCGTTTATGGGGCTGATTTTGTTAGTAGGTGTGGTAGTTGATAATGCTACATTATTCTATGAGTATTTACAAATTTATAAAGAAGAGGGTCTTGCCTTACAGGTAGCTATATTAGAAAGTTCAAAAACAGTTTTGCGTCCGATTCTCATGAACAATTCTACTACCATTCTTGGTTTGTTACCGGTTGTTCTGGGTTTAGGTCGGGGTTCTGAATTTCAGGCTCCATTGGGCATTGTAGTGGTAAGCGGTCTTATTTCTGCTGCTTTTTTTACTCTTTTTTTAATACCCTTATTATTTTATATCTTAGAGAATAGGAAGGAAAGCCGACTTGAAAGAATTTCTGATTCAAATTAA